In Deinococcus puniceus, one genomic interval encodes:
- the rpsP gene encoding 30S ribosomal protein S16 produces the protein MVKIRLSRFGSTHNPHYRIVVTDVRRPRDGGYIENLGHYDPRKTSETFLKIDTERAAYWIANGAQPTQTARRLLKSQGVKVA, from the coding sequence ATGGTCAAGATTCGCCTTTCCCGCTTTGGTTCCACCCACAACCCTCACTACCGCATCGTCGTGACCGACGTTCGCCGTCCCCGCGACGGTGGCTACATCGAGAACCTCGGCCACTACGATCCCCGCAAAACCAGCGAAACCTTCCTGAAGATCGACACCGAGCGTGCCGCCTACTGGATCGCCAACGGCGCTCAGCCCACCCAGACGGCCCGCCGCCTGCTGAAGTCTCAGGGCGTCAAGGTCGCGTAA
- a CDS encoding M23 family metallopeptidase, whose protein sequence is MRLSHWALRRRATLVLISAALLAGAQTTSERLEQLQRDLQQQRRLNADQARELERVRNTIQNLTAQQKATLTRLDGLGRNVTQLVNEVATLAARTRLAEQLLADTTAAKARTETRVSRLQEDVRQILNTLYRERSGRYLQLLSQSRSLSDLLIRLNYNNMAGKYNVQIIETLRSEAAALKQQEAQQAQQTAALKDLQTQRAEVLANLKDRRQEQQTLLASLQKSEQGQRTIAAQTQAEQALTGRTIDNLVGAVVQERARIEAERQRRLEEERQRRLAELRRIREAQERARREAARLAAVRAAQERAARIEAARVEAARIEAARVEAARIQAARAEAARVQSAQRQAAQEKLAREQQQRAQAERERLVREQEARALAQRSAAAAQTTRRAAVQQEQEQLAQQRQEAEAAQERVEQELAPLPPASGPAGFPLPGGQVSQGYGANGAQWVVLSAPGGTQAAATAAGNVIAATYYNSLGWVILVDHGPTVSAYFGLQDPQVSVGNRVAQGTPLGAIGGSPIFGPDRMAFQLNRVNGATRQPVNPGF, encoded by the coding sequence GTGCGGCTGAGTCACTGGGCACTGAGACGACGCGCAACGTTGGTGCTGATTTCGGCGGCGCTGCTGGCGGGGGCGCAGACCACCTCCGAACGGCTGGAGCAGTTGCAGCGCGACCTTCAGCAGCAGCGGCGACTGAACGCGGATCAGGCGCGGGAGCTGGAGCGGGTGCGGAACACCATTCAGAACCTGACCGCGCAGCAAAAGGCCACCCTGACCCGCCTAGACGGACTGGGCCGCAACGTGACGCAACTGGTGAACGAGGTGGCGACGCTGGCCGCCCGCACCCGCTTGGCCGAACAACTGCTGGCCGATACCACCGCCGCCAAAGCCCGCACCGAAACGCGGGTGTCTCGCCTGCAAGAAGACGTGCGCCAGATTCTGAATACCCTTTACCGCGAGCGCAGCGGGCGCTACCTGCAATTGCTCTCTCAGTCCCGCAGCCTGTCTGACCTGCTGATTCGGCTGAACTACAACAACATGGCGGGCAAATACAACGTGCAGATCATAGAAACGCTGCGTTCCGAGGCGGCTGCTCTGAAGCAGCAGGAGGCGCAGCAGGCCCAGCAGACCGCCGCCCTGAAAGACTTGCAGACCCAGCGGGCCGAGGTCTTGGCGAACCTGAAAGACCGCCGCCAAGAGCAGCAGACCTTACTGGCGAGCCTTCAGAAATCGGAGCAGGGGCAACGCACCATTGCTGCCCAGACTCAGGCCGAGCAGGCCCTGACCGGGCGCACCATAGACAATCTGGTGGGTGCGGTGGTGCAGGAACGCGCCCGCATAGAGGCCGAACGCCAGCGCCGACTGGAAGAAGAACGCCAGCGCCGCTTGGCCGAGTTGCGCCGGATTCGGGAAGCGCAGGAACGCGCCCGCAGAGAGGCTGCGCGCTTGGCTGCCGTGCGTGCAGCACAGGAACGCGCCGCCCGAATTGAGGCCGCGCGGGTAGAAGCAGCCCGGATCGAAGCGGCCAGAGTGGAAGCCGCCCGGATTCAGGCCGCACGGGCGGAAGCGGCCCGCGTTCAGTCGGCCCAGCGTCAGGCCGCCCAAGAAAAACTGGCCCGTGAGCAGCAGCAACGCGCCCAAGCCGAACGCGAACGCCTTGTGCGGGAGCAGGAAGCCCGAGCGCTAGCCCAGCGCAGCGCTGCCGCTGCCCAAACCACCCGCCGCGCCGCCGTGCAGCAGGAGCAGGAGCAGTTGGCCCAGCAGCGTCAGGAGGCCGAGGCCGCGCAGGAACGGGTGGAGCAGGAGCTTGCGCCGCTGCCGCCTGCCAGTGGCCCCGCCGGGTTCCCGTTGCCGGGCGGCCAAGTTTCGCAGGGGTACGGAGCGAACGGGGCGCAGTGGGTGGTACTCAGTGCGCCGGGAGGCACGCAGGCCGCCGCTACCGCTGCAGGCAACGTCATTGCCGCCACCTATTACAACAGTCTGGGCTGGGTCATTCTGGTCGATCACGGCCCCACCGTCAGCGCCTACTTTGGCTTGCAAGACCCGCAAGTCAGTGTGGGCAACCGCGTGGCTCAGGGCACGCCGCTGGGGGCCATCGGCGGCAGCCCCATCTTCGGCCCAGACCGCATGGCGTTTCAGCTGAACCGGGTAAATGGGGCGACAAGGCAGCCCGTGAATCCGGGGTTCTAG
- a CDS encoding LON peptidase substrate-binding domain-containing protein: MSAPPVVPLFPLPNLVLFPGQVLPLYVFEPRYRALLVRVQDTGEPFGIVRVRETSNESTLPFHERVSRVGSYAHLMQAQGHEDGTSSIIVVGGDRFRIQDFDLTEPYLSATVQDWPLEPDPLGLPATEAVARRLLADLLRLRPSDAAAIRDNAPDEPLLLASFAAALLPLTPEQREEALEGKTLLDRLDVLISTVPAGARELN; this comes from the coding sequence ATGTCCGCACCCCCGGTTGTCCCTCTTTTTCCCTTGCCGAACCTCGTTCTGTTTCCGGGGCAAGTGCTGCCCCTCTATGTCTTCGAACCACGCTACCGGGCGCTACTGGTGCGCGTGCAGGACACGGGTGAGCCGTTCGGTATCGTGCGGGTGCGCGAAACCAGCAACGAATCCACGCTGCCTTTTCACGAACGGGTGTCCCGCGTCGGCAGCTACGCCCACCTGATGCAGGCGCAGGGCCATGAAGACGGGACGAGCAGCATTATCGTGGTGGGCGGTGACCGCTTCCGGATTCAGGACTTTGACCTGACCGAGCCGTACCTGAGCGCCACCGTGCAAGATTGGCCGCTGGAACCTGACCCCCTCGGCCTGCCCGCCACCGAAGCTGTAGCCCGCCGCCTGCTGGCCGACTTGCTGCGGCTGCGGCCCAGTGACGCCGCCGCCATCCGCGACAATGCGCCCGACGAACCGCTGCTGCTGGCCAGTTTTGCCGCCGCCCTGTTGCCCCTGACGCCCGAACAGCGGGAGGAAGCGCTGGAGGGCAAGACCCTGCTCGATCGCCTAGACGTGCTGATTTCTACGGTTCCGGCAGGGGCGCGGGAACTGAATTAG
- the trmD gene encoding tRNA (guanosine(37)-N1)-methyltransferase TrmD, whose translation MLTFSFLTLFPELLAPFAREAIVGKARERGLIDVQLVNLRDFAGNRHAKVDDTPYGGGAGMVIRVDVAERALASVDTADLNPPDEVILFSPAGQPFTQAVAEELSGKRHLVFLCGRYEGFDARVETRVTRELSIGDFVMMGGEAAAACVLEAVARLVPGVLGDADSHRADSFSSGLLDYPEYTRPLDWEGEAVPDVLRGGNHAAIATWRRQQALARTLARRPDLLASAQLTPQDSAHLLSLGVSAEQLNLWNAPPPPAPKRKRRRPDSAPLSAALPESAPPPDQAQHHDQTNKK comes from the coding sequence ATGCTGACGTTTTCCTTCCTCACGCTGTTTCCCGAACTGCTGGCCCCCTTCGCCCGTGAGGCGATTGTGGGCAAGGCGCGGGAGCGTGGCCTGATTGATGTGCAGTTGGTGAATCTACGCGACTTTGCGGGCAACCGACACGCCAAAGTGGACGACACGCCCTACGGCGGCGGCGCGGGCATGGTGATCCGGGTAGATGTGGCCGAACGTGCCCTGGCAAGTGTAGACACTGCTGATTTAAACCCTCCTGATGAAGTCATCCTGTTCAGTCCGGCGGGGCAGCCATTTACTCAGGCGGTGGCCGAGGAACTGAGCGGCAAGCGGCATCTGGTGTTCCTGTGTGGCCGCTACGAAGGCTTTGACGCACGGGTAGAAACGCGGGTCACGCGGGAACTGAGCATCGGGGATTTTGTGATGATGGGCGGGGAAGCTGCCGCCGCCTGCGTGCTGGAAGCGGTGGCCCGGTTGGTTCCGGGCGTGCTGGGAGACGCCGATTCCCACCGCGCCGATTCGTTTTCCAGCGGCCTACTGGACTACCCCGAATACACCCGCCCGCTGGACTGGGAGGGCGAGGCCGTGCCCGACGTGCTGCGCGGCGGCAATCACGCGGCCATTGCAACGTGGCGCAGGCAACAGGCGTTGGCCCGCACCCTTGCCCGCCGCCCCGATCTGCTGGCCTCGGCCCAACTCACGCCCCAAGACAGCGCCCATCTGCTCTCTCTTGGCGTGTCTGCTGAGCAACTGAACCTCTGGAATGCTCCGCCGCCGCCCGCGCCCAAGCGGAAGCGCAGGCGTCCAGACTCTGCACCGCTCTCAGCAGCTCTGCCTGAATCCGCCCCCCCTCCAGATCAGGCCCAACACCATGACCAGACCAACAAAAAGTAA
- the rimM gene encoding ribosome maturation factor RimM (Essential for efficient processing of 16S rRNA) — translation MTAPADTTRLGYFLGPHGVQGGIKLYVLGDAGQILSLPRVYVEGRGWLRVRRADPLAPGVALQLAGITDREGAELLRGANVYAADADLPGLEEGSFYYHDLRGLPLLDSAGTVLGEVSDVIDAGPQDLLVVQHAGTVSGPRQSLLPLQAPYVDVQTEAGRPVRVVLTDDAPAGLLDDDAEE, via the coding sequence ATGACTGCGCCCGCCGATACCACTCGACTGGGCTATTTTTTGGGGCCACACGGCGTACAGGGCGGCATCAAGCTGTACGTGCTGGGCGACGCGGGCCAGATTCTGAGCCTGCCCCGCGTGTACGTGGAAGGGCGCGGCTGGTTGCGGGTGCGCCGGGCTGATCCTCTGGCCCCCGGCGTGGCCCTGCAACTGGCCGGAATAACTGACCGGGAAGGGGCCGAACTCCTGCGCGGGGCCAACGTGTACGCCGCCGACGCCGACTTGCCGGGGCTGGAAGAGGGCAGTTTCTATTACCACGATTTGCGCGGCCTGCCCTTGTTGGATTCTGCTGGCACGGTTTTGGGCGAAGTCAGCGACGTGATCGATGCTGGGCCGCAGGATTTGCTGGTGGTTCAGCATGCGGGCACAGTATCTGGGCCGAGACAATCGCTGTTGCCCCTGCAAGCGCCTTACGTGGACGTGCAGACGGAGGCGGGCCGCCCAGTGAGAGTCGTGCTGACTGACGACGCGCCCGCTGGCCTGCTCGACGATGACGCCGAGGAGTAG
- a CDS encoding KH domain-containing protein has protein sequence MKTDPVDLTLFLAQSVVDQPSLVRVAKRGPTIAVRVGPGEEGRLIGRQGRVIQAIRTLVRAVSDPRERLNVDLDAPRKQQ, from the coding sequence ATGAAAACCGACCCGGTAGACCTGACATTGTTTCTGGCACAGAGCGTGGTCGATCAGCCCTCGCTGGTGCGGGTCGCCAAGCGTGGGCCAACCATCGCGGTGCGCGTCGGCCCCGGCGAGGAAGGCCGTCTTATCGGGCGGCAGGGGCGCGTGATTCAGGCCATTCGGACGCTGGTGCGGGCGGTCAGCGACCCCCGTGAGCGGCTGAATGTAGACCTAGACGCGCCGCGCAAACAGCAATAA